A genomic segment from Longimicrobiaceae bacterium encodes:
- a CDS encoding amidohydrolase family protein has translation MQMRRLFLGVSLIAAGACSSAGAPPSPPAPNTLAITGVTVVDVTGGPSRPEQTVLVAGNRIVAIGRAADVRVPRGARVVDGAGRYLIPGLWDVHTHVVGFGREALPLFLANGVTGIRDMGAERFAAAKALRDSIAAGTIVGPRMTVASPVVENPRWLAAIRTMEEKAGLPWKLYERFGPRSPEEAVRWVDSVAALGADHIKVRNWPDTVIGGALVARARERGLPVVGHANEPFPRTGITTYEHGIWPPLKGSDAARDSLWRRFAGGGSAVVPTLVTWPIRLDPPDTLLGRLESGRIQGLRYVPAEARAEWRDALVGLKQESPFDWTGYHRVYLRDVAEMHRAGVPLMAGTDIGAPLLVPGFSLHDEIALLASVAGMTPLQALQSATLIPARVLGMADSLGTVAVGKLADLVLLDADPLADIGNTRRIHAVVADGRLLDRAELDRLLAEAEQAATPRAR, from the coding sequence ATGCAGATGCGAAGGCTCTTCCTGGGAGTGTCCCTGATCGCGGCGGGCGCGTGCAGCTCCGCGGGCGCGCCGCCCTCCCCGCCGGCCCCTAACACGCTCGCCATCACCGGCGTGACCGTGGTGGACGTGACCGGCGGGCCCTCGCGGCCCGAGCAGACGGTGCTCGTCGCGGGGAACCGGATCGTCGCGATCGGACGCGCCGCCGACGTGCGCGTGCCCCGCGGCGCCCGGGTGGTGGACGGCGCGGGGAGGTACCTGATCCCGGGGCTGTGGGACGTGCACACGCACGTGGTCGGCTTCGGGAGGGAGGCGCTCCCGCTGTTCCTGGCGAACGGGGTGACGGGCATACGCGACATGGGGGCGGAGCGCTTCGCCGCGGCGAAGGCCCTGCGCGACAGCATCGCCGCCGGGACCATCGTCGGCCCCCGCATGACCGTCGCCAGCCCGGTGGTGGAGAACCCCCGCTGGCTCGCGGCGATCCGGACGATGGAGGAGAAGGCCGGGCTCCCGTGGAAGCTGTACGAGCGCTTCGGTCCGCGCTCGCCCGAGGAGGCGGTGCGCTGGGTGGACTCGGTGGCCGCCCTGGGGGCCGACCACATCAAGGTCCGCAACTGGCCGGACACCGTCATCGGCGGGGCTCTGGTCGCGCGGGCGCGGGAGCGCGGCCTGCCCGTGGTGGGGCATGCGAACGAGCCGTTCCCGCGGACGGGGATCACGACCTACGAACACGGCATCTGGCCGCCGCTGAAGGGGTCCGACGCCGCACGGGACTCGCTCTGGAGACGGTTCGCCGGCGGCGGCTCGGCCGTGGTCCCCACCCTGGTTACGTGGCCCATCCGCCTGGACCCTCCCGATACGCTGCTGGGCCGGCTGGAGAGCGGAAGGATCCAGGGGCTCCGCTACGTTCCGGCGGAGGCGCGCGCGGAGTGGCGGGACGCCCTGGTGGGGCTGAAGCAGGAAAGCCCGTTCGACTGGACGGGCTACCACCGCGTCTATCTGCGCGACGTGGCGGAGATGCACAGGGCGGGCGTCCCCCTCATGGCCGGGACTGACATCGGGGCCCCGCTGCTGGTCCCCGGGTTCAGCCTGCATGACGAGATTGCGCTGCTCGCGAGCGTCGCCGGGATGACTCCCCTCCAGGCGCTGCAGTCCGCGACGCTCATCCCGGCCCGCGTCCTGGGCATGGCAGACTCGCTGGGCACGGTGGCCGTCGGGAAGCTGGCCGACCTGGTGCTCCTGGACGCCGACCCGCTCGCGGACATCGGAAACACCCGGCGGATCCACGCCGTCGTGGCCGACGGGAGGCTGCTCGACCGGGCGGAGCTGGACCGGCTCCTCGCGGAGGCGGAGCAGGCGGCGACTCCCCGGGCCCGCTAG
- a CDS encoding DUF4097 family beta strand repeat-containing protein: MYRYLLIAALGAGALAAARTDGLAAAETPAAGERIPPAQEPFRWSGRLAQGKTIEVKGVSGTIRALPASGREVEVVAVRRAGRSDPESVRIEVVPHEDGVTVCAVYPRGSSRGRRTEERREPAGENRCEAGDWRELNVQDNDVRVDFTVRVPAGVRLAARNVSGDVEAEGLRGYVEARSVSGDVRLSTTGYGEASTVSGGIFASLGSAAWTGGLDFSTVSGDVTVELPARASTDVRIRTMSGEIETDFPLDVERRSMRRSVRGTLGSGGRELSVTTLSGDVRLRRAR, encoded by the coding sequence ATGTACAGGTACCTGCTGATCGCCGCGCTGGGCGCGGGCGCGCTCGCCGCCGCCCGCACCGACGGCCTCGCCGCCGCGGAGACCCCCGCCGCGGGGGAGAGGATCCCGCCCGCGCAGGAGCCCTTCCGCTGGAGCGGGCGGCTCGCCCAGGGGAAGACCATCGAGGTGAAGGGGGTGAGCGGTACGATCCGCGCGCTCCCGGCCTCCGGGCGCGAGGTGGAGGTGGTGGCCGTGCGCCGGGCCGGCCGGAGCGACCCGGAGTCGGTCCGCATCGAGGTGGTGCCGCACGAGGACGGGGTGACCGTGTGCGCCGTGTACCCGCGGGGGAGCTCGCGCGGGCGGCGCACGGAGGAGCGCCGGGAGCCGGCCGGCGAGAACCGCTGCGAGGCGGGCGATTGGCGCGAGCTGAACGTGCAGGACAACGACGTCAGGGTGGACTTCACCGTGCGCGTCCCCGCCGGCGTGCGGCTGGCGGCCCGCAACGTCTCGGGCGACGTGGAGGCGGAGGGGCTGCGCGGCTACGTGGAGGCGCGCAGCGTGAGCGGCGACGTGCGCCTCTCCACCACCGGCTACGGGGAAGCCTCCACCGTGAGCGGCGGGATCTTCGCCTCGCTGGGGAGCGCCGCATGGACGGGCGGGCTGGACTTCAGCACCGTGAGCGGCGACGTCACGGTGGAGCTCCCGGCCCGCGCCAGCACCGACGTCCGGATCCGGACCATGAGCGGGGAGATCGAGACCGACTTCCCCCTGGACGTGGAGAGGCGCTCCATGCGCCGCAGCGTCCGCGGCACCCTGGGCAGCGGGGGCAGGGAGCTGTCCGTCACCACCCTCTCGGGCGACGTGCGGCTGCGGCGGGCGCGCTGA